ACGGTCGAGTCTATAGAGCTCCTAAGGTCTAGACGGGTGCCGTTCCTAGTAGCGGTTAATAAGATAGACCTGATACCTGGCTGGAGACCCAACCCCGGCAAGCCTTTCCACGAAACTCTTAGGATGCAAGACCCCTATGTGAGGAGAGACTTGGATAACCGGCTTTACATTCTGATGGGTGAATTGTCTAAGCTAGGCTTTCAAGCAGACCGGTATGATAGGGTTAAAGACTTCACAAAGACCGTCGCTCTGGTGCCTGTCAGTGCTAAAACGGGAGAGGGGATTCCTGACCTTCTACTGGTCTTGATCGGTTTGACTCAACAGTTTCTGCGAAAGAGGCTTCAAACGGTCGGTGGGCCTGCTAGAGGCGCGGTGTTGGAGGTTAAGGAGGAAGTTGGCCTTGGGACTACGGTTAACGCCATAATCTACGACGGCGTTTTGAACGTCGGAGACACGATAGTGCTCGCCGGTAAGGAGAAGCCGATAGTCACGAAAATACGCTCTCTACTTTTGCCTAAGCCCTTGGATGAGATAAGGGCACCGACCGGAGGGTTTATTCAAGTCGAGAAGGTCACTGCGGCGGCGGGTGTAAAGGTCGTAGCTCCAGGTCTCGAGAATGCTCTGCCGGGTTCACCGATTTACGCGGTTCCCAAGGATGCATCCCTAGACGAGTACGTCCGAAGGGTTTCGGAGGAGATAGGGAAGCTTAGGATCAGAACCGATAAGATAGGTGTAGTCGTCAAAGCCGATACACTCGGCTCTCTGGAGGCTTTGACGACCGAGCTTAAACGTAGGGGTATACCGGTTAGGCTAGCCGACATAGGGGATATATCCAAGAGAGACTTCGTCGAGGCTAAGGTGGTGGCTAGGGAGAACCCGGACTACGGTGTCGTTTTAGGCTTTAACGTCAGGGTTCTACCTGACGCCGTAGAGGAGTCTGCTGGAGTACCTGTTTTCAGAGGCGTCATAATCTACAAGGTCATCGAAGAGTATCTCGATTGGCTTAAGGCTAAACAGGAGGAGAGGGTTCGGGCGGTGTTGAAGACCCTGGTCTTTCCAGGTAAGATCAGGGTTCTCCCAGGTTACGTCTTCCGGAGGAGTAAACCCGCTATAGTGGGCATTGAGGTCTTGGCTGGTAGGATCAAGCCGCGTGTCAACTTGATGGATGAAAACGGAGAGACCGTGGGGACGATCCTCCAGATCCAGGACCGGGGTAAGCCGATCCAGGAGGCTTCGAGGGGTATGGAGGTCGCCATATCGATAGATAAGGCCGTGGTAGGTAGACACATCGACGAGGGCGATACGCTCTACGTGAACGTGCCTGAACAGCATTATAAGCTGATCAAGGAGAAGTATACCGACTTCCTATCCGAGGACGAGCTTGAGGTCCTAGAGGAGATAGCCGCTATACAGAGGCGTAGAAGGCCTGTGTGGGGCTTCTAGCTTCAAGGGTTAAAGCACTTACTTTTATATTATTAAGCATCCAGTCCATTTTTGGGCTTAGATGTTAAGCGGTGGCAAAGTAGACTACCAGAAAGGTTGGGAGGCAAATTAAAGCTGGTAGGCACCGGTACGCATAAGAAGACTGCAACATAAAAATACTGCTCGTTTAGGAGGGATAGCTACGGAGTTTTACGAAGTCGTCTTTAAAAGGAGAAGTGTTAGAAGCTTTAAGGAAGAACCGGTACCGGAAGAAGCTTTAAACAGGATTTTGGAAGCTGCCCGTTGGGCTCCCTCTGCGGGGAACACTCAGCCTTGGCGCTTTATAATAATCACAGAAGTGGCTATGAAACGGAAAATCGCCGAAGTTTGCACTGAATACAGTCGGAAGCACTGGGAGGAATTCCCACCTGAGGTTGCGCGCTACCTGGCGGCTAGAGGCGGCTCGTGGGACAAATCTACGATGGCTAAAATTCCGGTTCTTATAGCCGTCTGCTACGAGCTTCCGGAAAGGATGCGTCACGAACTTGTTTTAGGCTCTGTCTGGGCGGCCATCGAAAACATGCTTTTAGCGGCCACGGCGGAGGGTCTAGGAAGCTGTATATATACCTTCTATAATATGGAGGAAGAGGATAGGATAAAGCGTATACTACGCGTTCCAAAGGAGTATAGGATTGCCGCGATAATCCAGCTGGGCTATGCAGCAGTTCAGCCACCACCTCCGACCAGAAAGCCGCTAAAAGAAATAATTCGCAGACAACGTTTCTAATTACGCTCTCGGTTATCCGCGGAAGAGAAAACATTTATAGTGGCCCTCTAGGTCTCTTAGGAGGGGTAGGAGGTGCCGAAGTTCAAACTCGTCATATCGAACCCTAAGACCGGTAAGGCTAAGACGTTCGAGGTTGAAGGCGAGAAGGCTGTTCCCCTGCTTGGACGTAGGATAGGCGAAGTAGTCGACGGCTCGGTTATGGGGCTTGGAAACGTGAAGCTTCTGATAACCGGTGGAAGCGACAAAGACGGGATACCTATGAGACCCGACGTAAGGGGTGGAGTTAAGAAGTACGTACTGTTATCCGGTGGACCAGGCTTCCATCCTAGGAAAAAAGGCCTGAGGGTCCGGAAGCTTGTCAGGGGTAATACGATAACCGAGGATATTCTTCAGGTGAACTTGAAGATAGTCGAGGGAGACTTAGGTTTTTAGTAGAACTTGTCGTAGCAGACTATCTCCTCTAGGCTCTTTCTCAAGCCAGGTTCTCTGAAGACGTCTGGGCTTCTAGGATACCCTAGCGGCGTTATGGCTACGACGTTCACGTCGTCTGGTATACCTAGAATCTTCTTAACCTTCTCGTTGTCGAAGCTTCCTATCCAGCATGTTCCAAGCCCCTCAGCCCTAGCCGCTAGGATCAGGTGGGTGAACGCTATCGCTACATCTACGAGCATACTATAATCGCCCATATACCTGCCACGGTTATAGTGTATGTTAAACCCGCATGCGACTATAACCAGCGGGGCCTCGGCTATGAACATCTGTCCGTCGCAGGCCTCGGCGAGCCTACGCTTAACCTCGGGATCCCTGACCACTACGAACTTCCAGGGCTGCCTGTTGGAACCAGAAGGCGCGATCCTCGCCGCGTCGAGAACCCTCCTCAACACATCCTCAGGGACAGGGTCGGGCTTATAAGAGCGAACACTCCGTCTAGTCCTAATGACCTCGTAAAACTCCATGGCGTAAACCTCCAGATGATCCGTCATAACGCTCTAATATAAAGGCTTTATCAGAAAAGTGCTCTACTTTGTGTAAGAATCTTTTTCTCTGAAAGCTTGTTGGTCAACGACCTGATTATCAACCTTTTTATACCCGTTTTAAATTGGATTTTCTAAAAATCTCGAAGGGTATGTGGATAGGTCTTTGGATGGTTTAAGCGTAGGAGAGATGTCTGCCGGTAATGAGGGGGATTCGAAGGAGAGAAACCTGCGAGTCCTTTATTTAAACAGGATACTAACTTCCATCGGGGATTACCTGGTTTCTCCGTTTCTCAGGGTCTACGCTGTCATGATAGGCGCGTCGACCTCTGAGCTGGGTTTCTTCACCTCGATGAGCAGCTTGTCGTCTAACGTCTTGCAGATATTTTTCGGCCGGCTAACCGATAGATTGAAGAAACGAGTGCCGCTGATAGCTGCTCTGGGCATAGCGTCTTCGCTCATATGGGGTATGGTCGCGTTGGCTAAGACCCCTGAAACCTACATATGGCTTATAGTGGTCCGTATGCTCTTGGTCTCCGCCTTATCGCCAGCCTCTATGGCCCTCATGGGGGACCTGATACCTGTGAACGGACGTGGAGTCGTTACGGCTTCTCTAAACTTTTGGACAAGCCTAGGAGGGCTAGCCGCTATCGTGGCCTCTGGTATCGTGATGACGATGCTTGGCGAAGACAGCGGAGTATTCGCGATACCGCTTGTCTCGGCCGCGGCTTTAGGGATTCTAGCCTACGTCGTGCTTCTAGCCATCAAGGAGTCTCCTAGACGCGTCATCGCCCGTAGGCCTATACTCGACGTCAGGAGTCTTATAGCAGACGTTAACGTAAACCCCGGCTTCCGAAGTCTCTGTGCAACACAGGCTCTGTACGTCTTGGCCATGTCTATAGCATGGCCCGTTTTCCCCGTCACCATGGTTAAAATATTGAATGCCTCCATGTTCGATGTTTCCCTAGCGTCCGTCGCCTCGATAGCGTCGTCTCTTATAGCTCAGAGGTTTGCGGGTAGGCTCTGCGACCGGGTCGGCCGTAAACCCCTCATAACCTTGGGTAGGTTCTCGTTTATATTCTATCCGGTGACTTACATGTTCGCCCCGAGCATCTACGCTATAATAGCCGTAAACTTCGTCTTAGGTTTTCCATCTGCGCTGTTTTCGACCGCGCTTCTCGTGTTTCTCCTCGACAATACCGCAGACGACCTCAGGGGAGAGCTTACGGCGTTCTACAACCTCTCGGTCGGGCTTTCAGGCTTCATAGGCTCGTTGGTGGGAGGGGTGATCGCCGATTACCTTCTAGCTACGATGGGTTTATGGGAAGGATGCGCTACCTTATACGCTATCTCGGCGGTCGGAAGGCTATGCGGCGCCTACTTGGTCTATAGGAAGCTTGAGGAGCCCAGGCGTTATCCCTCGACGCTTAGTATGGAGCTTATGAGCATCGTCAAGAGAGTTGGAGACCGCATTAAAAGGAGGGTTTAAAACAGACGTAGTCTAATCTATCTAGTAGGTAGGTGTTTTTGAGGTCTAACATTCTCATAGCCATAGACGGCTCTGAGATAGGGTGGAAGGCTCTCAACTGGGCTTTTAAACTCGCTAAGAGTATGGGTTCAGACATAGTTATAATCCACGTGGCGCCGCCTGGCTTCACGATAAAGCAAGCCGTAAACGCTACGTGTGAGGCACCCATCTCGATCGTGCCTGAGCCTCCTGAAAGCGTTAAAGAGAGGATTTTGAAGGTCTTGGATGTCCTAGAGGAGGCTAGGAGGCGGGCTGAGGAGGTGGGTCTAAAGGTCGATTTCGTACTGAGACATGGCGACCCCTCGCGTGAGATAGTTAAAGAGACTTCTAAAGACTACTCTCTCGTTATAATAGGTCACAGAGGATTCAGCAAGCACAGGTTCGGCTTAGGGAGTATAGCCGAAAAGATCGTGAGAGAAGCTCAATGCTCAGTCCTCGTAGTCAAGTAGAGCGTCACATCGAGCATGGTCCTCTAGGGCAGAGATATCTGTGAACTCTCTTAAACCTATCCTCCATAGAGGCCCCCTCTACCACCTGCTTCAAAACTTCCTCAACCACCTTAGCCTGCTCATCGGCAACAACCATATCGGCGAAGCCGACTTCTTTGGCTTTCGTCTTATACCAACTGCATACCCCTCTACACACGTATCTATGCAGAATCCTACGAGCCTCCTCTCTCGAAACCCCTAACCGCTCGGCTATCAGTCTTAAGCTTTCCTCTACGTCCTTCACTCGAACCACCAAGACCCTGGTTTTAACATAGCATAGATAA
The window above is part of the Candidatus Bathyarchaeota archaeon genome. Proteins encoded here:
- a CDS encoding MFS transporter, coding for MDRSLDGLSVGEMSAGNEGDSKERNLRVLYLNRILTSIGDYLVSPFLRVYAVMIGASTSELGFFTSMSSLSSNVLQIFFGRLTDRLKKRVPLIAALGIASSLIWGMVALAKTPETYIWLIVVRMLLVSALSPASMALMGDLIPVNGRGVVTASLNFWTSLGGLAAIVASGIVMTMLGEDSGVFAIPLVSAAALGILAYVVLLAIKESPRRVIARRPILDVRSLIADVNVNPGFRSLCATQALYVLAMSIAWPVFPVTMVKILNASMFDVSLASVASIASSLIAQRFAGRLCDRVGRKPLITLGRFSFIFYPVTYMFAPSIYAIIAVNFVLGFPSALFSTALLVFLLDNTADDLRGELTAFYNLSVGLSGFIGSLVGGVIADYLLATMGLWEGCATLYAISAVGRLCGAYLVYRKLEEPRRYPSTLSMELMSIVKRVGDRIKRRV
- the infB gene encoding translation initiation factor IF-2, with the translated sequence MSIRQPIVVVLGHIDHGKTTLLDRIRGTSVALKEPGEITQHIGASFFPLDALEKVCKPLLAKTGWKIRVPGLLVIDTPGHSAFMNLRMRGGSIADIAILVIDVIKGVEEQTVESIELLRSRRVPFLVAVNKIDLIPGWRPNPGKPFHETLRMQDPYVRRDLDNRLYILMGELSKLGFQADRYDRVKDFTKTVALVPVSAKTGEGIPDLLLVLIGLTQQFLRKRLQTVGGPARGAVLEVKEEVGLGTTVNAIIYDGVLNVGDTIVLAGKEKPIVTKIRSLLLPKPLDEIRAPTGGFIQVEKVTAAAGVKVVAPGLENALPGSPIYAVPKDASLDEYVRRVSEEIGKLRIRTDKIGVVVKADTLGSLEALTTELKRRGIPVRLADIGDISKRDFVEAKVVARENPDYGVVLGFNVRVLPDAVEESAGVPVFRGVIIYKVIEEYLDWLKAKQEERVRAVLKTLVFPGKIRVLPGYVFRRSKPAIVGIEVLAGRIKPRVNLMDENGETVGTILQIQDRGKPIQEASRGMEVAISIDKAVVGRHIDEGDTLYVNVPEQHYKLIKEKYTDFLSEDELEVLEEIAAIQRRRRPVWGF
- a CDS encoding nitroreductase family protein, with protein sequence MEFYEVIRTRRSVRSYKPDPVPEDVLRRVLDAARIAPSGSNRQPWKFVVVRDPEVKRRLAEACDGQMFIAEAPLVIVACGFNIHYNRGRYMGDYSMLVDVAIAFTHLILAARAEGLGTCWIGSFDNEKVKKILGIPDDVNVVAITPLGYPRSPDVFREPGLRKSLEEIVCYDKFY
- a CDS encoding 30S ribosomal protein S6e gives rise to the protein MPKFKLVISNPKTGKAKTFEVEGEKAVPLLGRRIGEVVDGSVMGLGNVKLLITGGSDKDGIPMRPDVRGGVKKYVLLSGGPGFHPRKKGLRVRKLVRGNTITEDILQVNLKIVEGDLGF
- a CDS encoding nitroreductase family protein, which encodes MRRLQHKNTARLGGIATEFYEVVFKRRSVRSFKEEPVPEEALNRILEAARWAPSAGNTQPWRFIIITEVAMKRKIAEVCTEYSRKHWEEFPPEVARYLAARGGSWDKSTMAKIPVLIAVCYELPERMRHELVLGSVWAAIENMLLAATAEGLGSCIYTFYNMEEEDRIKRILRVPKEYRIAAIIQLGYAAVQPPPPTRKPLKEIIRRQRF
- a CDS encoding universal stress protein; its protein translation is MRSNILIAIDGSEIGWKALNWAFKLAKSMGSDIVIIHVAPPGFTIKQAVNATCEAPISIVPEPPESVKERILKVLDVLEEARRRAEEVGLKVDFVLRHGDPSREIVKETSKDYSLVIIGHRGFSKHRFGLGSIAEKIVREAQCSVLVVK